Proteins from a single region of Limosilactobacillus fermentum:
- the rapZ gene encoding RNase adapter RapZ encodes MAEQLEVVIITGMSGAGKTVAVQSFEDLGYFVIDNMIPSVATKFVDAVKQSGEITRMAMVMDSRSRGFYDQVVPCVAQLRGRSDLTLRLLFLEATDEELVSRYKESRRAHPLSHQDGVLPGIMRERQLLNDLKSQADLVVDTTTLTPRQLKQRITERFSPDEAHSFYVNVMSFGFKYGLPLDADLVIDVRFLPNPYYIPDLKHQTGNDPAVQAYVMDNPLAQNFYQHLYSLIEVALPGYIKEGKSSLIIAIGCTGGQHRSVTIANRLAADLKNNQYPVHVHHRDVDKAN; translated from the coding sequence ATGGCGGAACAATTAGAAGTGGTCATCATCACGGGAATGAGCGGGGCCGGAAAGACGGTGGCCGTCCAATCCTTTGAAGACTTGGGCTACTTTGTCATTGACAACATGATTCCTAGCGTGGCCACCAAGTTCGTTGACGCGGTTAAGCAGTCCGGTGAAATTACCCGGATGGCAATGGTGATGGACTCCCGGTCACGGGGATTTTACGATCAGGTGGTGCCGTGCGTAGCGCAACTACGGGGGCGTTCTGATCTTACGCTACGGCTCTTATTTTTGGAGGCTACGGACGAGGAGCTAGTTTCGCGTTATAAAGAATCGCGCCGGGCCCACCCCTTGAGTCACCAAGATGGTGTTTTACCAGGCATCATGCGGGAGCGCCAGCTGTTAAATGACCTGAAGTCGCAAGCGGATCTGGTAGTTGATACGACCACCCTGACGCCCCGCCAGCTTAAGCAACGAATTACGGAACGTTTTTCACCGGACGAGGCCCACTCGTTTTACGTTAACGTGATGTCCTTTGGCTTTAAGTACGGGCTTCCCCTGGACGCTGACTTGGTGATTGACGTCCGGTTTTTACCTAACCCGTATTACATTCCAGACCTAAAGCACCAGACGGGGAACGATCCGGCGGTCCAAGCTTACGTAATGGATAATCCGCTGGCCCAAAACTTCTACCAACACTTGTATTCGCTAATTGAAGTCGCCTTGCCGGGATACATCAAGGAGGGCAAGAGTAGTTTGATAATTGCCATTGGATGTACGGGGGGCCAACACCGGTCAGTAACGATTGCTAACCGGCTGGCCGCTGACCTGAAGAATAACCAATACCCAGTTCACGTCCATCACCGTGACGTGGACAAGGCCAACTAA
- a CDS encoding gluconeogenesis factor YvcK family protein — translation MHHLPKVVVIGGGTGLPIILRGLRDHNVDITAIVTVADDGGSSGILRDYVNVVPPGDIRNALVALAEMPRIEKDIFQYRFRSTDQFLAGHAIGNLIISALAEMRGGIFEAVQELGMMMKIHGHIYPVANEPLTLNAAFADGRVIRGESEITAAHGQIDHVWVSDGEHHQPEAVPEVIEAIMDADQIVLGPGSLFTSILPNLMIENVGRAVCETKAEVVYICNIMTQKGETDHFTDADHVRVLNKHLGKNFVDTVLVNIQPVPNDYIDFKEWNEISQPVTHDFRTLREMGCRVISSNFLRLRDNGAFHDRDKVVEELINRLHDVHY, via the coding sequence ATGCATCATCTCCCGAAGGTTGTGGTGATTGGTGGCGGGACCGGCCTGCCAATCATTTTACGCGGCCTAAGAGACCATAATGTTGATATTACTGCCATTGTGACCGTTGCTGACGACGGGGGCTCATCGGGGATCCTGCGTGATTACGTGAACGTGGTTCCCCCTGGCGACATTCGCAATGCCTTGGTGGCCTTGGCGGAAATGCCCCGGATTGAAAAGGATATTTTCCAGTACCGCTTCCGGAGTACCGACCAATTTTTGGCGGGGCACGCGATCGGCAATTTAATCATCTCGGCCTTGGCAGAAATGCGGGGCGGGATTTTTGAGGCCGTCCAAGAACTAGGGATGATGATGAAAATCCATGGTCACATCTACCCGGTTGCCAACGAACCGCTGACTTTAAACGCGGCCTTTGCCGATGGCCGGGTCATTCGGGGCGAGTCGGAGATTACGGCCGCCCACGGGCAAATCGACCACGTTTGGGTTAGTGACGGGGAACACCACCAGCCAGAAGCGGTGCCGGAGGTAATCGAGGCCATTATGGACGCCGATCAAATCGTCTTGGGGCCGGGGAGTTTGTTCACCTCGATCCTACCGAACCTGATGATCGAAAACGTTGGGAGGGCGGTTTGTGAAACCAAGGCAGAGGTGGTCTACATTTGCAACATCATGACCCAAAAGGGGGAGACCGATCACTTCACCGATGCCGACCACGTCCGGGTTTTAAATAAGCACCTGGGAAAGAACTTTGTCGATACCGTCTTGGTCAACATTCAGCCGGTGCCAAACGACTACATTGACTTTAAGGAGTGGAATGAGATTTCACAGCCGGTTACCCATGATTTCCGTACCCTGCGGGAAATGGGGTGCCGGGTGATTTCTAGTAACTTTTTGCGCTTGCGCGATAACGGGGCCTTCCATGATCGCGACAAGGTCGTCGAAGAGCTGATCAACCGGCTCCATGACGTTCATTACTAA
- the whiA gene encoding DNA-binding protein WhiA, with the protein MSYASEVKKELTGITVHEKNARAELMALIRMNGSIGLANHAMILNVQTESPAIARRIYSLIKQLYKVESDILVRKKMKLKKNNTYVVRLRHHVQEILGDLAILDGFQIKERVPLDLLTDDLMIRSYLRGAFLAGGSVNNPETSRYHLEIYSLYEEHNEMIAEMINRYDLNARTTNRRSGYIVYLKEAEKIANFLQLIGATTSMLEFENIRIVRDMRNSVNRLVNCENANMDKVANAANRQVENIMLIEATVGLSSLPEKLRAIAETRLAHQEVSLKELGTLVPGGPISKSGVNHRLRKLNAYADELRQGKAI; encoded by the coding sequence ATGTCTTACGCTAGCGAAGTGAAGAAAGAACTCACCGGGATCACGGTACACGAAAAAAACGCCCGGGCCGAATTGATGGCCCTGATCCGGATGAACGGCTCCATTGGGCTGGCTAACCATGCCATGATTTTAAACGTCCAGACCGAAAGCCCGGCCATCGCCCGGCGGATCTATTCACTGATTAAGCAACTTTACAAGGTAGAAAGTGATATTCTGGTCCGCAAGAAAATGAAACTCAAAAAGAATAACACCTACGTGGTTCGCTTACGCCACCACGTCCAGGAAATCTTGGGGGACCTGGCCATTTTGGACGGTTTTCAAATCAAGGAACGGGTTCCCTTGGACTTGTTGACCGACGACTTGATGATCAGGTCATACTTGCGGGGGGCCTTCTTGGCGGGCGGTTCCGTTAATAACCCGGAGACGTCGCGCTACCACCTCGAGATCTATTCTTTGTATGAAGAGCACAACGAGATGATCGCTGAAATGATCAACCGCTATGACCTAAACGCCCGCACCACCAACCGGCGCAGTGGCTACATTGTCTACTTAAAGGAAGCCGAAAAGATCGCGAACTTCTTACAGTTGATCGGGGCAACCACTTCAATGCTCGAATTTGAAAACATCCGGATTGTCCGCGACATGCGTAATTCGGTCAACCGGCTGGTTAATTGTGAGAACGCCAATATGGATAAGGTGGCCAATGCCGCCAATCGCCAGGTGGAAAATATTATGCTGATTGAGGCGACGGTGGGGCTAAGTAGCCTCCCTGAAAAGCTACGTGCCATCGCCGAAACTAGGTTGGCTCACCAGGAAGTAAGTCTAAAGGAACTGGGGACGTTGGTACCCGGGGGCCCAATTTCAAAGTCGGGGGTCAATCACCGGCTCCGCAAGCTAAATGCCTACGCCGACGAATTGCGGCAGGGCAAGGCAATCTAA
- a CDS encoding thiaminase, which yields MNYTDQWRQAVLPTWQASFDHPFITALHDGTLPEDTFRYYLIQDHHYLTAFAALHEAIAEHLPADQAQVLLALNEGSGEDTIRDKMHAELGITATDFATTPVGPNRLRLH from the coding sequence ATGAACTACACCGACCAGTGGCGCCAAGCCGTTTTACCGACCTGGCAAGCTAGCTTTGACCACCCCTTTATCACCGCCTTGCACGACGGGACCCTGCCCGAAGACACCTTTCGCTACTACCTCATCCAAGATCACCACTACCTCACCGCCTTTGCCGCCCTCCACGAGGCCATCGCTGAACACCTACCGGCCGATCAAGCTCAGGTCTTGTTAGCCCTAAACGAAGGGAGTGGTGAAGACACCATCCGCGACAAGATGCACGCGGAGCTAGGGATCACCGCTACTGACTTTGCCACCACACCGGTCGGCCCCAACCGCCTACGCCTACATTAG
- the clpP gene encoding ATP-dependent Clp endopeptidase proteolytic subunit ClpP, translated as MNLVPTVIEQSSRGERAYDIYSRLLKDRIIMLSGPIEDNMANSIVAQLLFLDAQDSTKDIYLYINSPGGVVTSGMAIYDTMNFIKSDVQTIVIGMAASMASVLVSSGTKGKRFGLPHSTVMIHQPSGGAQGQQTEIQIAAEEILKTRKMINEILAKNSGQSFEQVEQDTERDHYLTAQEAVDYGLLDGVMDSNNLK; from the coding sequence ATGAACTTAGTACCAACCGTCATTGAGCAATCGTCCCGTGGCGAACGCGCTTATGACATTTACTCCCGTCTTTTAAAGGACCGGATCATCATGTTATCTGGTCCGATTGAAGACAACATGGCAAACTCAATTGTTGCCCAACTGCTCTTCTTGGACGCCCAAGATTCCACCAAGGACATCTACTTATACATCAACTCCCCTGGTGGGGTGGTTACCTCTGGGATGGCAATCTACGACACGATGAACTTCATCAAGTCTGACGTTCAAACGATCGTGATCGGAATGGCTGCTTCAATGGCATCCGTCCTGGTTTCCTCCGGGACCAAGGGGAAGCGGTTCGGTCTTCCACACTCAACCGTGATGATTCACCAACCATCCGGTGGTGCCCAAGGTCAACAAACCGAAATCCAAATTGCCGCCGAAGAAATCCTGAAGACCCGCAAGATGATCAACGAAATTCTTGCTAAGAACTCCGGGCAAAGCTTCGAGCAAGTTGAACAAGATACTGAACGGGATCACTACTTAACCGCCCAAGAAGCCGTGGATTACGGCCTGTTGGATGGGGTTATGGATTCAAACAATCTGAAGTAA
- the gap gene encoding type I glyceraldehyde-3-phosphate dehydrogenase, whose translation MTVKIGINGFGRIGRLAFRRIHELNSDEIEVVAINDLTTPSMLAYLLKYDSTHGKFPGEVSAYEEGIIVDGKKYPVYAERDAKNIPWVANDGVDFVLECTGFYTSAEKSQAHLDAGAKRVLISAPAGNIPTVVPGVNLDTLKADDKIVSAGSCTTSCLAPMAYFLNKEFGLKAGTMTTIHAFTSTQAILDGPRGKKMRNNRTASTNTIPHSSGAAKAIGLVIPELNGKLSGHAQRVGVVDGSLTELVSIMDKHVTVDEINAAMKKATEGNDAFGYTEDPIVSSDIIGSTYGSVFDPSQTEIMEADDGSQLVKTVAWYDNEYGFTSNMIRTLIHFASL comes from the coding sequence ATGACTGTAAAGATTGGTATTAATGGTTTTGGCCGGATTGGTCGTTTGGCTTTCCGTCGGATTCACGAACTCAACTCTGACGAAATCGAAGTTGTTGCAATCAACGACTTGACGACGCCGTCCATGCTGGCTTACTTACTGAAGTACGACTCTACGCACGGCAAGTTCCCTGGTGAAGTTTCTGCTTACGAAGAAGGGATCATTGTTGACGGTAAGAAGTACCCAGTTTACGCAGAACGCGACGCTAAGAACATTCCGTGGGTTGCAAACGACGGGGTTGACTTTGTCCTTGAATGTACTGGTTTCTACACTTCTGCTGAAAAGTCCCAAGCACACCTGGATGCTGGTGCTAAGCGGGTTCTGATCTCCGCTCCTGCTGGTAACATTCCTACTGTTGTTCCTGGGGTTAACCTGGACACGCTGAAGGCTGACGACAAGATCGTTTCTGCAGGTTCCTGCACCACTTCTTGCCTGGCCCCAATGGCTTACTTCCTGAACAAGGAATTCGGTCTCAAGGCTGGTACGATGACGACCATCCACGCCTTCACTTCCACGCAAGCTATCCTCGATGGTCCTCGTGGTAAGAAGATGCGTAACAACCGTACTGCAAGCACGAACACCATTCCGCACTCTTCTGGTGCTGCCAAGGCCATTGGTCTGGTTATCCCAGAACTGAACGGTAAGCTTTCTGGTCACGCTCAACGTGTTGGTGTTGTTGACGGTTCCCTGACGGAACTTGTTTCCATCATGGACAAGCACGTTACGGTTGACGAAATCAACGCCGCTATGAAGAAGGCTACGGAAGGTAACGACGCCTTTGGTTACACTGAAGACCCAATCGTTTCCTCCGACATCATTGGCTCCACTTACGGTTCTGTCTTTGACCCATCTCAAACCGAAATCATGGAAGCCGACGATGGTTCCCAATTAGTTAAGACGGTTGCTTGGTACGACAACGAATACGGTTTCACCAGCAACATGATCCGCACCCTGATCCACTTTGCAAGCCTTTAA
- a CDS encoding phosphoglycerate kinase — protein MAKLTVEDLDLAGKKVLMRVDFNVPIKDGVVGDDNRIVAALPTIKYVLDHQGKAILFSHLGRIKKEDDKPGLSMRPVAERLSNLLNMPVTFVPVTEGPQLEDAIAKMEDGQVLVVQNTRYEDVKDGEYVKRESGNDPELGKYWASLGDLFINDAFGTAHRKHASNVGIASNMPGKAAAGFLMEKEIKFLGDAVTNPVRPFVAILGGAKVSDKIGVINNLLDKADKVIVGGGMTYTFYAAKGIKIGNSLVEEDKIDVAKEILEKAGDKLVLPVDNVVADKFANDANTKVVEGDIDDGWMALDIGPKSIEEFKKVLADAKTVVWNGPMGVFEMSNFAKGTLEVGQFLGTLEGATTIVGGGDSTAAAKQLGISDKLTHISTGGGASLAYLEGDVLPGIAAISDK, from the coding sequence ATGGCTAAATTAACGGTTGAAGATTTAGACTTGGCCGGCAAGAAGGTCTTAATGCGCGTTGACTTCAACGTGCCGATTAAGGATGGTGTTGTTGGCGACGACAACCGGATTGTGGCTGCTTTGCCAACCATCAAGTACGTATTGGACCACCAGGGGAAGGCAATTCTCTTCTCCCACCTGGGCCGGATCAAGAAGGAAGACGACAAGCCGGGTCTGTCCATGCGTCCGGTGGCAGAACGCCTTTCTAACCTGCTGAACATGCCGGTAACCTTTGTACCGGTTACGGAAGGTCCGCAATTAGAAGACGCCATCGCCAAGATGGAAGACGGCCAAGTACTGGTGGTTCAAAATACCCGTTACGAAGACGTTAAGGACGGCGAATACGTTAAGCGCGAATCTGGTAACGATCCAGAATTGGGTAAGTACTGGGCATCCTTGGGTGACCTCTTCATCAACGATGCCTTCGGGACTGCTCACCGTAAGCACGCCTCCAACGTGGGGATTGCTTCCAACATGCCAGGCAAGGCAGCGGCGGGCTTCCTGATGGAAAAGGAAATCAAGTTTTTAGGTGACGCCGTTACCAACCCAGTACGCCCATTTGTTGCCATCTTGGGTGGTGCCAAGGTTTCCGACAAGATCGGGGTTATCAACAACCTGCTCGACAAGGCTGATAAGGTCATTGTCGGTGGGGGGATGACTTACACCTTCTACGCTGCCAAGGGCATCAAGATCGGGAACTCCCTGGTTGAAGAAGACAAGATTGACGTTGCTAAGGAAATCTTGGAAAAGGCTGGCGACAAGTTAGTCTTACCAGTGGATAACGTAGTTGCCGACAAGTTTGCCAACGACGCTAACACCAAGGTGGTTGAAGGCGACATCGATGACGGCTGGATGGCCTTAGACATTGGTCCAAAGTCAATCGAAGAATTTAAGAAGGTGCTGGCAGACGCTAAGACCGTTGTTTGGAACGGCCCAATGGGTGTCTTTGAAATGAGTAACTTTGCCAAGGGAACCTTGGAAGTTGGTCAATTCTTGGGGACGCTTGAAGGCGCAACGACGATCGTTGGTGGGGGTGACTCCACGGCGGCCGCTAAGCAACTGGGCATTTCTGACAAGTTAACTCACATCTCCACTGGTGGGGGAGCTTCATTGGCCTACCTGGAAGGGGACGTTCTTCCGGGGATTGCTGCCATTTCTGATAAGTAA
- the tpiA gene encoding triose-phosphate isomerase, producing MRKPLIVGNWKMYKTITEAVDYVDQIKDALPDPEQEEVELAVPTLFLESLVEHTRGTNLKIVAENCFYQDEGAFTGETSPLALRELGIKHVIIGHSERRRLFYEDDATINKKVHAALSAGICPILCVDETMKRKQEHDRIVWVVSQVISGLQGVKESELSRVTIAYEPSWAIGSGNEAATPQEANEGCYLIRQTIAHLYNDEVANQVRILYGGSVNLSNIKTLMQKDDIDGVLIGRASLDATTFLEMVNYQRFGH from the coding sequence ATGCGAAAACCATTGATTGTCGGCAATTGGAAGATGTATAAGACAATTACGGAAGCGGTCGATTACGTTGACCAAATCAAAGACGCCCTGCCGGATCCGGAACAAGAAGAAGTGGAGTTGGCGGTGCCAACCCTCTTTTTGGAGTCGCTCGTCGAACACACCCGGGGGACCAATTTAAAGATTGTAGCCGAAAACTGCTTTTACCAAGACGAAGGGGCCTTTACTGGTGAGACCAGCCCCTTGGCCCTGCGTGAATTAGGAATTAAGCACGTCATCATCGGCCATTCAGAGCGGCGCCGCTTGTTTTATGAAGACGACGCCACGATTAACAAAAAGGTCCATGCTGCCTTGAGCGCCGGAATTTGCCCGATTTTGTGCGTCGATGAAACGATGAAACGCAAGCAGGAGCACGATCGGATTGTCTGGGTGGTCAGCCAAGTCATTTCCGGCCTCCAAGGGGTCAAAGAAAGCGAGCTTTCGCGGGTGACGATCGCCTATGAACCAAGCTGGGCAATTGGTAGTGGTAACGAGGCGGCCACCCCGCAAGAAGCCAATGAGGGGTGTTACCTGATTCGCCAAACGATTGCCCACCTCTACAACGATGAAGTTGCCAACCAAGTACGGATCCTATACGGGGGTAGCGTTAATTTGTCTAACATCAAGACCTTAATGCAAAAAGACGATATTGACGGGGTTTTGATTGGACGGGCTAGTTTGGACGCCACCACTTTTTTAGAGATGGTTAACTACCAACGCTTTGGTCACTGA